The following coding sequences are from one Geodermatophilus normandii window:
- a CDS encoding dihydrofolate reductase family protein, protein MRRLTFGMNVSLDGYTAAPGDDLGWGVPSDELFQWWSDRVGATGTALYGRRLWEAMSSHWPTADQQPGATPAEIEYARRWRDMPKVVFSSTTRTVDGNTRLVTGDAVAEITRLKAEDGGPMDIGGATLAAAAMRDGLIDEYAIVTHPVLVGGGTPFFTALDDWVELDLLETRTFPDGVVLTRYETRR, encoded by the coding sequence GTGCGACGACTGACCTTCGGCATGAACGTGAGCCTGGACGGCTACACCGCCGCGCCCGGCGACGACCTCGGCTGGGGTGTGCCGAGCGACGAGCTGTTCCAGTGGTGGTCCGACCGGGTCGGGGCGACGGGCACGGCGCTGTACGGGCGCAGGCTCTGGGAGGCGATGAGCTCCCACTGGCCGACCGCCGACCAGCAGCCGGGTGCCACGCCGGCGGAGATCGAGTACGCCCGCCGCTGGCGGGACATGCCGAAGGTGGTGTTCTCCTCGACGACCCGCACGGTCGACGGGAACACCCGCCTGGTCACCGGCGACGCGGTCGCCGAGATCACCCGGCTCAAGGCCGAGGACGGCGGCCCCATGGACATCGGCGGCGCCACCCTCGCCGCGGCGGCCATGCGGGACGGGCTGATCGACGAGTACGCGATCGTCACCCATCCGGTCCTGGTCGGTGGCGGCACGCCGTTCTTCACGGCCCTGGACGACTGGGTGGAGCTGGACCTGCTGGAGACCCGCACGTTCCCTGACGGCGTGGTCCTGACCAGGTACGAGACCAGGCGCTGA
- a CDS encoding RNA-directed DNA polymerase, with translation MASGLLTADELEDGAAVVGARSLDRFPPLISDLSLTDAAGTLAEHAAALMAAGKSHWAETLTMSRSGSGPRPVIVLAPASRAIYTALVARLAPALPEPSRGEGAWEAHTQFGLEGPHGYVVELDIAACYEYLDHSILADELLLRSMAPAVVAELAAVLRDVSSRGRGLPQMLSASDHLADAYLSILDRRLMRDGYDLHRFADDTRITASTWEDANRVIERAAEHARDLGLILASKKTRPYKRETLVERKAAEEAFFDKYYREARKSLTQTLFIMSDPYGDIEQMLLGADVLESRQVASRKVVEDWATSVQAQDSEDHVDVNLRNFQSRAVSALVRATQRLEDETLLDLVFYDPQRLQSVSTYLRRRALSETFSDEHHWRTVGKLIGGSRESAWTSLWLLNIVQALPESVEPEYGAVMTWVEERLSDRHEVVRCQAAWVMASRQALPKDAIADLYRRSTPLTQNGLAAAVAKQADSPVKVRGAVVDDSPLNKAAAQWVEQQASS, from the coding sequence GTGGCGAGCGGACTGCTTACGGCGGATGAGCTTGAGGATGGGGCGGCGGTGGTTGGTGCCCGCTCGCTCGACCGCTTTCCCCCACTCATCTCGGACCTGTCACTCACAGACGCCGCAGGGACCCTAGCGGAGCATGCTGCTGCTTTGATGGCCGCCGGGAAGAGCCATTGGGCCGAAACTCTGACCATGTCCCGTAGCGGCTCCGGGCCTCGACCGGTCATAGTCCTCGCGCCCGCATCCAGAGCCATCTATACGGCGTTAGTAGCCCGGCTTGCACCTGCGTTGCCTGAGCCAAGCCGAGGCGAGGGCGCCTGGGAAGCGCACACTCAATTCGGCCTAGAGGGCCCGCACGGCTATGTCGTCGAGTTGGATATCGCGGCCTGCTACGAATATCTCGACCATTCGATCCTGGCGGACGAGTTGTTGCTGCGCTCCATGGCGCCAGCAGTCGTCGCCGAGCTGGCTGCCGTCCTCCGCGATGTTTCGTCTCGCGGCCGTGGACTTCCTCAGATGCTTAGTGCCAGTGATCACCTTGCGGACGCCTACTTAAGCATCCTGGACCGCCGTCTGATGCGGGATGGCTATGATCTGCATCGTTTTGCGGACGACACTCGAATTACCGCCAGCACGTGGGAAGATGCCAACAGGGTAATCGAGCGCGCGGCCGAGCATGCACGCGACCTTGGATTGATCCTTGCGAGCAAGAAAACCCGCCCATACAAGCGAGAGACCTTGGTGGAACGCAAGGCGGCCGAAGAGGCCTTCTTCGACAAGTACTACCGCGAGGCGCGGAAATCCCTGACTCAGACCCTATTTATCATGTCAGACCCCTACGGTGATATTGAGCAAATGCTACTCGGAGCCGACGTTCTGGAGTCTCGACAAGTCGCTTCCCGCAAGGTGGTCGAGGATTGGGCCACAAGCGTTCAAGCCCAGGATTCCGAAGACCACGTCGATGTCAATCTACGGAACTTCCAAAGTCGCGCTGTGAGCGCGCTGGTACGTGCAACCCAACGACTCGAGGACGAGACGCTGCTCGACCTTGTTTTCTATGATCCACAGCGACTGCAGTCCGTCAGCACATACCTTCGGCGCCGCGCATTGAGCGAGACTTTTTCTGACGAGCATCACTGGAGGACTGTTGGTAAGCTGATCGGCGGCTCGAGGGAGAGTGCGTGGACCTCGCTCTGGTTGCTCAATATCGTTCAGGCGCTTCCGGAGAGCGTGGAACCCGAATACGGGGCAGTCATGACCTGGGTTGAAGAGCGCCTTTCCGACCGGCATGAGGTAGTACGCTGTCAGGCCGCATGGGTTATGGCCAGTCGGCAAGCCTTGCCCAAGGATGCGATAGCCGACCTCTACAGGAGGTCAACCCCTCTCACTCAGAACGGCTTAGCTGCAGCCGTGGCAAAGCAGGCTGACTCTCCTGTCAAGGTTCGCGGAGCCGTCGTCGACGACTCGCCACTGAACAAGGCGGCAGCACAATGGGTAGAACAACAGGCGTCGAGCTAA
- a CDS encoding HipA domain-containing protein has product MRVRRPGIEIISLDAPGDGSNDTWWGSGRVFVKPSTPEHPHLALNELVAARLATVLGLPVPMGDVGHYDGDRAAWVSAQIALQGQDVAPPDPASLATIFPVLTAGIVVFDVWLHNVDRHEENLLYHPSLGLWLIDHDQCLAGSQEDIATTLSGSRDHSTPSYAFVSDQVIQAHAGEWIERIQRHTDAAVSRTVQDARDRRLLTADQGAAVLTFLSYRRRNLGALVQRSMGWPSPVPQTNDSDAQEGETLWP; this is encoded by the coding sequence ATGAGAGTGCGACGGCCCGGCATCGAGATCATCTCACTGGACGCGCCTGGCGACGGCAGCAACGACACCTGGTGGGGCAGTGGCCGGGTCTTCGTCAAGCCCAGCACGCCGGAGCATCCACATCTAGCGCTGAACGAGCTGGTCGCGGCTCGCTTAGCCACCGTGCTTGGCCTACCAGTGCCGATGGGGGACGTCGGCCATTACGACGGAGACCGGGCCGCTTGGGTGAGCGCTCAGATCGCCCTGCAGGGGCAGGACGTTGCACCTCCCGACCCGGCCAGCTTGGCCACCATCTTTCCAGTGCTTACGGCCGGCATCGTGGTCTTTGACGTTTGGCTGCACAACGTCGACCGACACGAAGAAAACCTCCTCTACCACCCAAGCCTCGGCCTCTGGTTGATCGACCACGATCAATGCCTGGCCGGCTCTCAGGAGGACATCGCGACCACGCTCAGTGGGTCGAGGGACCACAGCACCCCGAGCTACGCCTTCGTTAGCGATCAGGTCATACAGGCTCACGCCGGCGAGTGGATCGAACGCATTCAGCGCCACACCGATGCGGCGGTCAGCCGCACGGTGCAGGACGCACGTGACAGGAGACTGCTGACGGCGGACCAGGGAGCCGCTGTCCTCACGTTCCTGTCATACAGGCGTAGAAACCTGGGTGCGCTGGTCCAGCGGTCCATGGGTTGGCCCTCACCGGTCCCCCAGACGAACGACTCAGACGCCCAGGAGGGAGAGACGCTGTGGCCCTGA
- a CDS encoding NACHT domain-containing protein codes for MVVAVYLAGAQMFGGEEWFDDLVGWANIFALVVGGIALEALVSRRFERADARTARLSATLDELATRFGMERGNELSRMVAIDTDQEGARINLRFSRQVLQYQAAGGALAGEAENISTYFASLNPRRLVVVGARGSGKTTLALQLVVDLNRGRAPGSPIPVWLPATSFNGEASIDSWMVDALIAQGGVDKRTAKELVERHKVIPVVDGLDELDGEGTAYERAAAVVARLNSYFLEGVPATFVVTCRSSVYSALGLQVRDATVVEMEQVSPTDAVAYIQRRHESAAEEFDWHRVCDVLAGIHGPIAQARLAECLVTPWHISLALIAAKSGRRPDNLFLASAPGAPVIVRAKSDVHRELVRYFLPGVLHLNAVRRGQPRDAAVVLSTLRFMAQHLAAQRALGKPSDLRLDRWWLAHERWTRVAHQGVGALACVSGLVAIYLAVDGPRIWSVAAVEDYIRAYPHLDAAFSLAAVVVVVGLMGAVFVTMLRCSSKDPQAHSVSLRGLARLGALSLILVCSLVGVVVGLLVGQAVGVRSGLSLGSVRSLVVGGVAGGILAMCFGIGLAASRKQSQAYEPAAVVVNDAAYGLLRGVPFILVGGAGGTVAIGPQFGALVSLGAMLIYGMAWGSVASVRYFLACILLWARWTRIPIRFVPFLRWATAVGILRSTGASYQFRQREIEDALVAGHI; via the coding sequence TTGGTCGTAGCCGTCTATCTGGCCGGAGCCCAGATGTTCGGTGGAGAGGAGTGGTTCGATGATCTTGTAGGATGGGCGAACATTTTTGCCCTCGTGGTTGGGGGTATTGCTCTCGAGGCATTAGTCTCCCGTCGCTTTGAACGCGCCGACGCGCGTACCGCGCGCTTGAGTGCGACCCTCGACGAGCTAGCTACACGTTTTGGTATGGAGCGGGGCAATGAACTTTCGCGCATGGTGGCGATTGACACAGACCAAGAGGGAGCCCGTATTAACCTGCGCTTCTCGCGACAGGTCCTTCAGTACCAAGCCGCCGGAGGTGCACTCGCCGGCGAGGCCGAGAACATAAGCACCTACTTCGCAAGCCTTAACCCTCGACGCCTAGTTGTCGTCGGCGCGCGCGGATCAGGGAAGACTACTCTTGCGTTGCAATTAGTGGTAGATCTGAATCGAGGTCGGGCGCCGGGTAGTCCAATCCCGGTATGGCTGCCCGCAACAAGCTTCAATGGGGAAGCTTCAATCGATTCCTGGATGGTTGACGCCTTGATAGCGCAGGGAGGCGTCGATAAGAGAACCGCCAAGGAGCTGGTTGAGCGGCACAAGGTGATCCCTGTTGTGGATGGCTTAGACGAACTTGATGGAGAAGGGACCGCGTACGAACGGGCGGCTGCAGTGGTCGCGCGCCTCAATAGCTACTTTCTAGAAGGCGTGCCGGCGACGTTTGTGGTGACATGTCGCTCAAGCGTCTATTCCGCTCTCGGTCTGCAAGTGCGCGATGCCACCGTTGTAGAGATGGAGCAAGTCTCTCCGACGGACGCGGTTGCCTATATTCAGCGTCGGCACGAGTCCGCTGCGGAAGAATTTGATTGGCACCGAGTATGCGACGTCCTCGCAGGTATTCATGGTCCGATCGCTCAGGCACGATTGGCCGAGTGTCTCGTCACGCCGTGGCACATTTCACTCGCGCTGATAGCCGCCAAATCGGGTCGTCGTCCCGATAATCTCTTTCTAGCTTCAGCGCCGGGTGCTCCCGTAATAGTGCGCGCCAAATCCGATGTCCATCGTGAACTGGTGCGCTACTTTTTGCCAGGGGTGCTGCATTTGAATGCAGTGCGCCGAGGGCAACCTCGGGACGCGGCGGTTGTCCTAAGCACGCTTCGATTCATGGCGCAACATTTGGCTGCGCAGCGTGCCCTAGGAAAGCCGAGTGACCTTCGCCTCGACAGGTGGTGGCTTGCGCACGAAAGGTGGACTCGAGTTGCACACCAGGGAGTCGGCGCCCTTGCGTGTGTCAGTGGTCTAGTTGCAATATATTTGGCTGTTGACGGCCCCAGGATCTGGTCGGTCGCAGCCGTCGAAGACTACATAAGGGCATACCCGCACCTTGATGCAGCCTTTTCGCTTGCCGCGGTGGTCGTAGTTGTGGGTTTGATGGGCGCGGTGTTCGTTACCATGTTGCGTTGCTCGTCGAAGGATCCACAAGCCCATTCTGTCAGCCTGCGCGGACTAGCGAGATTGGGCGCACTCTCACTGATTCTGGTTTGCAGTCTGGTGGGTGTTGTGGTTGGCCTGCTGGTCGGTCAAGCAGTGGGTGTACGGAGCGGGTTGTCGTTGGGGTCCGTTCGGAGTCTCGTCGTAGGCGGCGTGGCTGGCGGAATACTGGCGATGTGTTTCGGCATAGGGCTCGCAGCGAGCAGGAAGCAGTCGCAGGCTTATGAGCCAGCGGCCGTGGTTGTCAATGATGCGGCCTACGGACTCCTTCGCGGTGTGCCCTTCATCCTGGTCGGAGGTGCTGGCGGAACGGTGGCTATTGGCCCGCAATTCGGTGCGCTCGTGTCGCTCGGCGCCATGCTAATCTATGGCATGGCGTGGGGTTCCGTTGCCTCCGTCAGGTACTTCCTTGCTTGCATCCTTCTTTGGGCGCGCTGGACCCGTATACCAATTCGATTCGTTCCCTTTCTGCGGTGGGCAACCGCGGTGGGAATCCTGCGTTCGACTGGTGCCAGTTATCAATTCCGCCAAAGGGAAATAGAGGACGCGCTCGTTGCCGGGCATATTTGA
- the uppS gene encoding polyprenyl diphosphate synthase, producing MAIRGGAATGGPTHLAMIMDGNGRWATRRGLERVEGHSAGEAAILAAVDAALSSQVPWLTLFAFSTENWNRPAAEVAFLMDFNRRVIDEHGGSFHSRGVRVRYMGRPERRIPQVLREAMHDIEELTRENDAMTLTLAFNYGGRDEIREAVRRILDAGLSSSEITESTIAQHMQYPDMPDIDMLVRTAGEHRLSNFALWRLAYAEMVFLPTLWPDVTESTVHEAISEYRRRDRRFGSIA from the coding sequence ATGGCAATAAGAGGTGGCGCTGCTACAGGGGGCCCTACGCATCTCGCGATGATCATGGACGGTAATGGGCGATGGGCAACCAGGCGCGGGCTCGAGCGAGTCGAAGGTCATTCGGCGGGTGAGGCTGCCATTCTTGCCGCTGTAGACGCCGCCCTGAGCTCGCAGGTGCCATGGCTGACCCTCTTTGCCTTCTCGACGGAGAATTGGAACCGGCCCGCGGCCGAGGTCGCTTTCCTGATGGACTTCAATCGGCGCGTCATAGATGAGCACGGCGGGTCTTTTCATTCACGCGGCGTGCGCGTCCGCTACATGGGTCGCCCCGAACGGCGCATCCCGCAGGTATTACGCGAGGCGATGCATGACATTGAGGAGCTCACGCGCGAGAACGACGCCATGACTCTTACGCTGGCCTTCAACTACGGGGGGCGAGACGAGATACGAGAAGCGGTTAGGAGAATACTTGACGCTGGCCTATCGAGTTCGGAGATAACAGAGAGTACGATTGCACAGCACATGCAGTATCCTGACATGCCCGACATTGACATGCTTGTGAGGACCGCGGGCGAGCATCGGCTCTCCAACTTCGCTTTATGGCGTCTGGCATACGCCGAGATGGTCTTCTTGCCGACATTGTGGCCAGACGTAACCGAGTCGACTGTTCACGAGGCGATATCGGAGTATAGGCGTCGCGACCGGAGGTTCGGGTCGATAGCATGA
- a CDS encoding nuclease-related domain-containing protein, translated as MGSWKRSSRAGRYAAQHYRRLRRRWRRRVLGPLLLIVSPFLVAAIALSAFLDGWLRWNGGVVLGAGLALFVIAWRTPPQHIESWNSGAEGERSTERVLRPLVRCGWHVLHDLDWPGAGNVDHMVVGPGESSCSTARRGAAW; from the coding sequence GTGGGCTCGTGGAAGCGCTCGTCACGAGCCGGCCGGTACGCCGCGCAGCACTACCGGCGACTGCGCCGTCGTTGGCGGCGCCGGGTCCTCGGACCGTTGCTCCTGATCGTGTCGCCCTTCCTGGTTGCGGCGATCGCCCTCAGCGCGTTCTTGGACGGCTGGCTGCGTTGGAACGGTGGTGTTGTGCTCGGTGCGGGCCTGGCGCTCTTCGTCATCGCCTGGAGGACGCCGCCGCAGCACATCGAGAGCTGGAACAGCGGAGCTGAGGGCGAGCGGAGCACCGAACGGGTGCTGAGGCCGCTGGTGCGTTGCGGCTGGCACGTGCTGCACGACCTCGACTGGCCCGGCGCCGGCAACGTCGACCACATGGTCGTCGGCCCCGGGGAGTCTTCGTGCTCGACAGCAAGGCGTGGAGCGGCGTGGTGA
- a CDS encoding tyrosine-type recombinase/integrase produces the protein MASISRRPNGTWQARYRAAPGGPQRSRVFTRKVDAQRWLDEVRASIVTGQYVDPRAGRQTVREYAEQWRAAQVHRPTTAAHVETMLRRHVYPSLGDKQLSAVLPSDVQALVKRLSKTLAPGTVGVVHRILSAVFKAAVRDRRIIASPCTGTRLPKVHKQRIEPLSIEAVRALTDAVPERYRALVTLAAGTGLRQGEALGLTVDRIDFLRRQLTVDRQLVTMPDRPPYLAPPKTQASVRVVPLPQVVVDALAAHLKQWQSDGFVFTTDLGNPIRRTAFSATVWRPAVKTAGLDDTVTFHGLRHFYASLLIRHGESVKTVQARLGHASASETLDTYSHLWPDSDDRTRAAVDAVLAPHDEPPGRTTHLRP, from the coding sequence ATGGCCAGCATCTCGAGGCGACCCAACGGCACCTGGCAGGCCCGCTACCGCGCCGCCCCCGGCGGCCCGCAGCGGTCCCGCGTCTTCACGCGGAAGGTCGATGCCCAGCGCTGGCTCGACGAGGTCCGCGCCAGCATCGTCACCGGTCAGTACGTCGATCCTCGCGCCGGCCGGCAGACCGTCCGCGAGTACGCCGAGCAGTGGCGGGCCGCCCAGGTGCACCGGCCGACCACGGCCGCCCACGTGGAGACGATGCTCCGCCGGCACGTCTACCCGAGCCTCGGCGACAAGCAGCTGTCCGCCGTCCTCCCGAGCGACGTGCAGGCCCTCGTCAAGCGCCTGTCCAAGACGCTCGCGCCTGGCACGGTCGGCGTCGTCCACCGCATCCTGTCCGCCGTCTTCAAGGCCGCCGTCCGGGACCGCCGCATCATCGCGTCGCCGTGCACGGGGACGCGGCTGCCCAAGGTCCATAAGCAGCGCATCGAGCCGCTGTCCATCGAGGCAGTCCGCGCGCTCACCGACGCCGTCCCCGAGCGCTACCGGGCGCTAGTCACCCTGGCCGCCGGCACGGGTCTGCGTCAGGGCGAGGCCCTCGGGCTGACCGTCGACCGGATCGACTTCCTCCGTCGGCAGCTGACGGTCGACCGCCAACTGGTCACCATGCCCGACCGCCCGCCCTACCTGGCACCGCCCAAGACCCAGGCCTCGGTCCGGGTGGTGCCTCTTCCCCAGGTCGTCGTCGACGCCCTCGCTGCCCACCTCAAGCAGTGGCAGAGCGACGGCTTCGTCTTCACGACCGACCTCGGCAACCCGATCCGCCGGACGGCCTTCTCCGCCACGGTGTGGCGCCCGGCCGTCAAGACAGCCGGCCTGGACGACACCGTGACCTTCCACGGTCTCCGGCACTTCTACGCCAGCCTGCTCATCCGGCACGGCGAGTCGGTGAAGACCGTCCAGGCCCGGCTTGGTCACGCGAGCGCCTCCGAGACCCTTGACACCTACAGCCACCTTTGGCCGGACTCCGACGACCGGACGCGCGCAGCGGTGGACGCCGTGCTGGCTCCGCATGACGAGCCGCCAGGGAGAACCACTCACTTGCGCCCCTGA
- a CDS encoding PIG-L deacetylase family protein, with the protein MADPLPDDWERALVVVAHPDDVEYGCAAAVATWTAAGRDVRYVLATSGEAGIAGLPPEEAGPLREREQRAAAAVVGVSVVEFLGHPDGRLTEGTDLRRSLAAAIRRHRPHLVVTMHHGDTWTPPGAAVGYWNSADHRALGRCALDAVGDAANEWIFPELAAQEPWRGVRWTAVATPVGVTHTVDVTDVVDRAVASLAEHRRYLEALSDEPVEEQARKQVDMATPELDGRRVAGFALYAG; encoded by the coding sequence ATGGCCGATCCGCTGCCCGACGACTGGGAGCGCGCGCTGGTCGTCGTCGCCCACCCCGACGACGTCGAGTACGGGTGCGCGGCCGCCGTCGCCACGTGGACCGCGGCCGGACGCGACGTCCGGTACGTGCTGGCGACCAGTGGCGAGGCCGGCATCGCCGGGCTGCCGCCGGAGGAGGCCGGGCCGCTGCGGGAGCGCGAGCAGCGGGCCGCGGCCGCGGTGGTGGGCGTGTCGGTGGTCGAGTTCCTCGGCCACCCCGACGGCCGGCTGACCGAGGGGACGGACCTGCGCCGGTCGCTCGCGGCGGCGATCCGGCGGCACCGGCCGCACCTGGTGGTGACGATGCACCACGGCGACACCTGGACGCCCCCGGGCGCGGCGGTCGGCTACTGGAACAGCGCCGACCACCGGGCGCTGGGCCGCTGCGCGCTCGACGCGGTCGGCGACGCGGCCAACGAGTGGATCTTCCCGGAGCTCGCCGCCCAGGAGCCGTGGCGGGGCGTGCGGTGGACCGCCGTCGCCACGCCGGTCGGGGTGACGCACACCGTCGATGTCACCGACGTCGTCGACCGGGCGGTGGCCTCGCTCGCCGAGCACCGCCGCTACCTCGAGGCGCTGTCGGACGAGCCGGTCGAGGAGCAGGCTCGCAAGCAGGTCGACATGGCGACCCCCGAGCTGGACGGCCGGCGCGTGGCCGGCTTCGCCCTCTACGCGGGGTGA
- a CDS encoding DoxX family protein, which yields MRLPAPATWLAAALGGSGVLHLVRPRTYEWLVPPELGDARAWVLGSGVAEVAAAALLTGPPTRRAGGWAAAGLLASFLPAHLHHVRLARGRPAFLAAAAVRLPLQAPMIAAALRVARGR from the coding sequence GTGCGCCTCCCCGCCCCGGCGACCTGGCTGGCCGCCGCCCTCGGCGGCTCCGGCGTGCTGCACCTGGTGCGGCCTCGGACCTACGAGTGGCTGGTGCCGCCCGAGCTCGGCGACGCCCGGGCGTGGGTGCTCGGCAGCGGCGTGGCCGAGGTCGCCGCGGCGGCACTGCTCACCGGGCCGCCGACCCGGCGAGCCGGGGGGTGGGCGGCGGCCGGGCTGCTCGCCTCGTTCCTGCCGGCGCACCTGCACCACGTCCGCCTCGCGCGGGGGCGGCCGGCGTTCCTGGCGGCCGCCGCGGTCCGGCTGCCGCTGCAGGCGCCGATGATCGCCGCCGCGCTGCGGGTGGCCCGCGGTCGCTGA
- a CDS encoding sulfite exporter TauE/SafE family protein, with protein MSAADLLIAAAVALGAGVINSIAGGGSLVLFPTLVALGLPTVAANVTNSVAQWPGYLGGMAGFRREYAGQGERLVRLGAVSVLGGTAGSVLLLTTPSEAFDVVVPVLVLLASLLLAVQPLLTRRLRDRDDGTARDPWWLHLALFLATVYGGYFGGALGVILVGVLGTALHRLQLANALKSALSAVTATVTLVVFGFFGPVDWQVVAVAAPASLVGGFAGARIASRIPATPLRVLIVVFGVVVSVYLFTRI; from the coding sequence GTGTCAGCCGCCGACCTGCTCATCGCGGCCGCGGTGGCCCTCGGCGCCGGCGTCATCAACTCGATCGCCGGCGGCGGGTCGCTCGTCCTCTTCCCCACCCTCGTGGCACTCGGCCTGCCGACGGTGGCGGCCAACGTCACCAACTCGGTGGCGCAGTGGCCCGGCTACCTCGGCGGGATGGCCGGGTTCCGCCGCGAGTACGCCGGCCAGGGCGAGCGGCTGGTGCGCCTCGGCGCGGTGTCGGTCCTCGGCGGCACCGCCGGCAGCGTGCTGCTGCTGACCACGCCCAGCGAGGCCTTCGACGTCGTCGTCCCGGTGCTGGTGCTGCTGGCGAGCCTGCTGCTGGCCGTGCAGCCGCTGCTGACCCGCCGGCTGCGCGACCGCGACGACGGCACCGCCCGCGACCCGTGGTGGCTCCATCTCGCGCTGTTCCTCGCCACCGTCTACGGCGGCTACTTCGGCGGGGCGCTCGGCGTGATCCTGGTCGGCGTGCTCGGCACCGCGCTGCACCGGCTGCAGCTGGCCAACGCGCTGAAGTCGGCGCTGTCCGCGGTGACGGCGACGGTGACGCTCGTCGTCTTCGGCTTCTTCGGGCCGGTCGACTGGCAGGTGGTCGCCGTCGCGGCGCCGGCCAGCCTGGTGGGTGGGTTCGCCGGTGCCCGGATCGCCAGCCGCATCCCCGCGACGCCGCTGCGGGTGCTCATCGTGGTCTTCGGCGTCGTGGTGTCGGTCTACCTGTTCACCCGGATCTGA
- the nadA gene encoding quinolinate synthase NadA — MTATIAPATPAVAGDERTLSPAEYATWAAEVRRLADERGAVVLAHNYQVPEIQDVAHFTGDSLYLSRVAAQTDAREIVFCGVHFMAETAKILSPDKTVLLPDHAAGCSLADSITAEQLREWKAEHPGAVVVSYVNTTAAVKAETDICCTSSNAADVIRSIPADREILFCPDQFLGAHVKRVTGRENVHVWAGECHVHAGISPADVRAQVAAHPDAEILVHPECGCTTSVLDLVSHGDLPADRTRVLSTGGMVEEAATTRAPQVLVATEVGILHQLRALNSGTAFIPMNERAACRYMKMITPAKLLHTLRTGEGAIDVDPETAARARRAVEAMIAIGEPGRGGE, encoded by the coding sequence GTGACCGCGACCATCGCGCCCGCCACCCCCGCCGTCGCCGGCGACGAGCGCACCCTGTCGCCCGCCGAGTACGCGACCTGGGCCGCCGAGGTCCGCCGGCTGGCCGACGAGCGGGGCGCGGTGGTCCTCGCGCACAACTACCAGGTGCCCGAGATCCAGGACGTCGCCCACTTCACCGGCGACTCCCTCTACCTGTCGCGGGTCGCCGCGCAGACCGACGCCCGCGAGATCGTCTTCTGCGGCGTCCACTTCATGGCCGAGACGGCGAAGATCCTCTCCCCGGACAAGACGGTGCTGCTGCCCGACCACGCCGCCGGCTGCTCGCTCGCCGACTCGATCACCGCCGAGCAGCTGCGCGAGTGGAAGGCCGAGCACCCGGGCGCCGTCGTCGTCAGCTACGTGAACACCACCGCCGCGGTGAAGGCCGAGACCGACATCTGCTGCACGTCGTCGAACGCCGCCGACGTCATCCGCTCCATCCCGGCCGACCGGGAGATCCTGTTCTGCCCGGACCAGTTCCTCGGCGCGCACGTCAAGCGCGTGACCGGGCGAGAGAACGTCCACGTGTGGGCGGGGGAGTGCCACGTGCACGCCGGCATCAGCCCGGCCGACGTCCGCGCGCAGGTGGCCGCGCACCCGGACGCGGAGATCCTGGTGCACCCCGAGTGCGGCTGCACCACCTCGGTGCTGGACCTCGTCAGCCACGGCGACCTGCCGGCCGACCGCACCCGCGTGCTGTCCACCGGCGGGATGGTCGAGGAGGCCGCGACCACCCGCGCCCCGCAGGTGCTGGTGGCCACCGAGGTCGGCATCCTGCACCAGCTGCGGGCGCTGAACTCCGGAACGGCGTTCATCCCGATGAACGAGCGGGCGGCCTGCCGATACATGAAGATGATCACCCCGGCGAAGCTGCTGCACACGCTGCGCACCGGCGAGGGTGCGATCGACGTCGACCCGGAGACCGCCGCCCGCGCCCGCCGCGCCGTGGAGGCGATGATCGCCATCGGCGAGCCCGGCCGCGGCGGCGAGTAG